A region of Streptomyces sp. NBC_00654 DNA encodes the following proteins:
- the hppD gene encoding 4-hydroxyphenylpyruvate dioxygenase, translating into MTETLHTTPDTARQADPFPVKGMDAVVFAVGNAKQAAHYYSTAFGMKLVAYSGPENGSRETASYVLTNGSARFVLTSVIKASTDWGHFLDDHVAAHGDGVVDLAIEVPDARAAYAYAVEHGATGLTEPHEVKDENGTVVLAAIATYGKTRHTLVERSGYDGPYLPGYTAAAPIVEPPAKRTFQAIDHCVGNVELGRMNEWVGFYNKVMGFTNMKEFVGDDIATEYSALMSKVVADGTLKVKFPINEPAIAKKKSQIDEYLEFYGGAGVQHIALATNDIVASVRAMRAAGVQFLDTPDSYYDTLGEWAGETRVPVETLRELKILVDRDEDGYLLQIFTKPVQDRPTVFFEMIERHGSMGFGKGNFKALFEAIEREQEKRGNL; encoded by the coding sequence ATGACTGAGACTCTGCACACCACCCCCGACACCGCCCGGCAGGCCGATCCCTTCCCGGTCAAGGGAATGGACGCGGTCGTCTTCGCCGTGGGCAATGCCAAGCAGGCGGCGCACTACTACTCCACGGCCTTCGGAATGAAGCTCGTCGCCTACTCCGGACCGGAGAACGGCAGCCGCGAGACCGCGAGCTACGTCCTGACCAACGGGTCGGCCCGCTTCGTCCTCACGTCCGTCATCAAGGCGTCCACCGACTGGGGGCACTTCCTGGACGACCATGTCGCGGCGCACGGCGACGGTGTGGTCGACCTGGCCATCGAGGTCCCGGACGCCCGCGCCGCGTACGCCTACGCGGTGGAGCACGGCGCCACCGGTCTGACCGAGCCGCACGAGGTCAAGGACGAGAACGGCACCGTCGTGCTCGCCGCCATCGCCACGTACGGCAAGACCCGCCACACCCTCGTCGAGCGCAGCGGTTACGACGGCCCGTACCTCCCCGGCTACACGGCGGCCGCCCCGATCGTCGAGCCGCCCGCCAAGCGCACCTTCCAGGCCATCGACCACTGTGTGGGCAACGTCGAGCTCGGCCGGATGAACGAGTGGGTCGGCTTCTACAACAAGGTCATGGGCTTCACCAACATGAAGGAGTTCGTGGGCGACGACATCGCCACCGAGTACTCCGCCCTGATGTCGAAGGTCGTCGCGGACGGCACCCTGAAGGTCAAGTTCCCGATCAACGAGCCGGCGATCGCGAAGAAGAAGTCGCAGATCGACGAGTATCTGGAGTTCTACGGCGGTGCGGGTGTCCAGCACATCGCCCTCGCCACGAACGACATCGTCGCCTCGGTCCGGGCGATGCGCGCGGCCGGCGTCCAGTTCCTGGACACGCCCGACTCGTACTACGACACGCTCGGCGAGTGGGCGGGCGAGACCCGGGTCCCGGTGGAGACGCTGCGCGAGCTGAAGATCCTGGTCGACCGCGACGAGGACGGCTACCTGCTCCAGATCTTCACCAAGCCGGTCCAGGACCGTCCGACGGTCTTCTTCGAGATGATCGAGCGGCACGGCTCGATGGGCTTCGGCAAGGGCAACTTCAAGGCCCTGTTCGAGGCGATCGAGCGCGAGCAGGAGAAGCGCGGCAACCTCTGA
- a CDS encoding Nramp family divalent metal transporter codes for MAEATDSGTGSGTGRSADSGTEPLNALPRKSSWTYIGPGIVVAATGVGAGDLVATLIAGSKFGYTLMWAAVIGCVVKISLAEACGRWHLATGRTLFDGWRSLGPWTTVYFAVYVVVWGFIYGATAMSSSALPIVALFPDGPDLKTWAIITGLIGLAFVWFNRYAVFEKAMTVLIGVMFVVVVYVAVRVGPDVGASFAGLAPVLPDGSLLYTLGLIGGVGGTITMAAYGYWVNAKGWTNSSWMKVMRLDNRVAYITTGVFVVAMLIVGAELLHSSHLALTKGDRGLIDLGAILEDRYGAATAKLFLVGFFATSFSSLIGVWNGVSLMFADFVDRFLRERGGAPAGVSTVEEVAAGTKERSFAFRAYLLWLTFPPMTLLWLDQPFGLVVVYGVLGAFFMPFLALTLVWLLNSSRTPREWRNGALSNVMLVAAGLLFVVLCVQQLRELPW; via the coding sequence ATGGCAGAAGCGACCGACAGCGGTACCGGCAGCGGTACCGGCCGCAGCGCCGACAGCGGTACCGAACCCCTGAACGCCCTTCCGCGCAAATCCAGTTGGACGTACATCGGTCCCGGCATCGTCGTCGCGGCCACCGGGGTCGGAGCCGGTGACCTCGTCGCGACGCTGATCGCGGGCAGCAAGTTCGGCTACACCCTGATGTGGGCGGCCGTCATCGGCTGCGTCGTCAAGATCTCGCTGGCCGAGGCGTGCGGCCGCTGGCATCTCGCCACCGGGCGCACACTCTTCGACGGCTGGCGCAGCCTCGGCCCGTGGACCACCGTCTACTTCGCGGTCTACGTCGTCGTCTGGGGCTTCATCTACGGCGCGACGGCCATGTCCTCCTCCGCCCTGCCCATCGTCGCGCTCTTCCCCGACGGTCCGGACCTCAAGACCTGGGCGATCATCACGGGCCTGATCGGCCTGGCATTCGTCTGGTTCAACCGGTACGCCGTCTTCGAGAAGGCCATGACCGTCCTGATCGGCGTGATGTTCGTGGTCGTCGTGTACGTCGCGGTGCGCGTCGGCCCCGACGTCGGCGCGTCGTTCGCGGGCCTGGCCCCCGTACTCCCGGACGGCTCGCTCCTCTACACCCTGGGCCTGATCGGCGGCGTCGGCGGCACGATCACCATGGCGGCCTACGGCTACTGGGTGAACGCCAAGGGCTGGACCAACTCCTCCTGGATGAAGGTGATGCGCCTCGACAACCGGGTCGCCTACATCACCACCGGAGTCTTCGTCGTGGCGATGCTGATCGTCGGCGCGGAACTCCTGCACTCCTCCCACCTCGCCCTCACCAAGGGCGACCGGGGGCTGATCGACCTCGGCGCGATCCTGGAGGACCGCTACGGAGCCGCGACCGCCAAGCTGTTCCTGGTCGGCTTCTTCGCCACGTCCTTCTCGTCCCTCATCGGCGTGTGGAACGGCGTGAGCCTGATGTTCGCCGACTTCGTCGACCGCTTCCTGCGCGAGCGCGGGGGTGCCCCGGCCGGGGTGAGCACCGTGGAGGAGGTGGCGGCCGGGACGAAGGAGCGCTCCTTCGCCTTCCGGGCGTATCTGCTGTGGCTGACGTTCCCGCCGATGACGCTGCTCTGGCTGGACCAGCCGTTCGGGCTGGTCGTGGTGTACGGCGTGCTCGGCGCGTTCTTCATGCCGTTCCTGGCCCTCACACTGGTATGGCTGCTCAACTCCTCGCGCACACCGAGGGAATGGCGCAACGGGGCGCTCAGCAACGTGATGCTCGTGGCGGCGGGCCTGCTGTTCGTCGTGCTGTGCGTGCAGCAACTGCGGGAGCTGCCCTGGTAG